TTCACATAGTGAACTCCCTTTAGGCCTATCAAAATAATGTAATACATACCAATTGAAAAAGGAATCAATTCTTCCCTGCGATTCAATTTTCCATCAGAATCCAGAAATCTCTCTGGTTTGAAAGACTCCGCTTCCTTCCAGATTCTCTCGTCATGATGAACTGCCCACAGATTAGGCATAACCATCGTACCTTGTTCTATATCATAGCCGTACAATTTTGTATCAAAAGTAGCTGCTCTTGGTACTCCAAGAGGAGTGATACTGCCTATGCGTTGCATTTCAAGTAGTGTTGCTTCAGTATACAGCAGTCGAGGCCTGTCTTTCAAAGTAGGTAGTCTGTTACGCCCAACCACGGAATCCATTTCAGCGTGGATCTTTTCTTGGATGTCAGGTTGTAGTACCATATAAGCAAACCCCATTTAAGTGTAGTGGACGATGTCTCTGTTCCAGCACCAAACAGATCACTTATGCACGCTTGTAAGTCGTCATCGTCAAACAATTCGGCAATATCAGGATTTTCATCCTGAATTTTCTCCTGATTATCCAAGTACATATCGATAAAAGTACGAGGATCTCCACGAGTGTAATCTTCTCGACATATTCTAATCATTTCTTTAAAAAACTCCTGATTTTTAGCACCTACtcgcttgatattttgaaatcctGAAAATGGCAAATATCGCATCCAGGGGACGAAGTTTGCAAGACCAGTAAATGAAGAATCTTTGAAGACTTGTGCCAGAAAATTGAGAATGCGCAATAGTTTTGGATCGTCATAATCAAAGCCATGTCCGAAAACAAGACAGCACACGACATTGCAAGTCACTATCTCCAAAAGTCGAAATGGCGAGAACGCCTTCCCTTCATGTTTAGATATAAAATCGCATAGACGTTGGATCTCTTCAGCGATTTGCTCTTCCAATCTAGACTTTCCCATGCCAAGATCACGGAAAGCAGATAACGCAAATCGTCGTCGTGTACGTTGAGTTAGGCTACTATACGTGGCAATTAATCCTGGTGAAAaagaaaatcaaataaaaaagtcggtaacaaacaaataaacaagcaaataaaacaCCTGCGTATACTGCACTGAAACtggatataacataacataacataacataaatttcatttataaagcgcataagaCTGAAGTTTCGATGCGCTGTACATCAAATAAAAAGCACAGGAAGATAACGTTTCAAAAAATACATCGAGATAAAAAGTATACAATAACATTAtagaaacattataaaatacaatattataacaTAATTGAGATAAAAGGTAGAATGACATTATAgatatattataaaatacaatacTACAATATTATATCATAGCACAGAATATGAACATTGTCCTCCaacaagcaaagaagagatgCATGGTGCTATAAATTCAGATTAAATAGATGAgttttgagtttgttttgaaCTCCGGTACGGTAGTGGCATTGCGAATAGAGTCTGGTAATTTATTCCATTGATACGGAGCAGCGACAGAGAAGGCTCTGTCACCATAAGTCGCGGTGTTTGTACGCGGACCGGGTTTGAGAAGAGTCTGTTTTGAAGATCTGAGAGAGATTGTTGTGGTAGGAGCATAGTCTGAAATGAGTTCAATAATGTATTTTGGAGCGAGACCGTGTTTAGCTTTGAAAGTTAGCAGCAAGATCTTGAACAGTACACGATGTTTAACCGGTAACCAATGTAGCTTCCGGAGGACAGGTGTAATGTGGTCACGGCGCTTGGTGAGAGTAACAAGTCTTGCTGCTGCATTCTGGATACGTTGAAGAGGTGCAATGTCACAAGATGGTAAACCGTAAAGGAGACTATTGTTGCAGTCTAAGCGGGAGGATATGAAGGCATGAACCAGACGCTCGGTGGAGCTCTGATCCAAGTATTTCCTGAGTTTGCCAATTTTATAAACACCATAAGAGGCAGACCGACAGACATTGCGAATGTGTTGTTTCATTTGTAAAGTACTATCAATGATGACACCGAGGTCTTTAGCAGAAGAGGAAGACTGTATTTCAGCACCTCCAATATTCACAGTAGGAAGAGGTGATGACTTGCGGAATTTTGATCTGATATGGACTATTTCAGTTTTGGTATCATTAAGCATCAGCTTATTATGAATTGCCCATGACCGAATATCTGCAACACATGCTTCGAGTCTACTAATCCCTTGCAGGTGCTCAGACGGTTTAAGGATTAAGTACAATTGGGTATCGTCAGCGTAAATGATATGTTGGATACCTGTGTGCACATTGATTACATCGCTCAACGGGCCTGTGTATAACACAAAGTCTAAAGGTCCTTTGACAGACCCTTGTGGAACTCCCCATGGCAGTGGAAATGCATCTGAAATTGTATCTTCGATCACAACGGCTTGAATATTAGtcttgttcatcatgttcattggtaGGATTACTTGACTGTCATGTAAACACCTACCAATAAGTAATCCACCCCAATTAATGAATGATCATTATTCCAAAACGATTGATTTGGGATAAGCATGcgatgtcaatgaaataaatgtcAGTGGGAAGACAGGGTAAAACCAGCAGCGCTTCCATGGCGACAGGCAAGAGCTACAATCACCAAAGAAAGAGTGCCCACTTGAACTGTGTAAATCTCGATGTCAAGGAATACATCAACCTATCAAAATCATCTGATAATGATGCATGGAAAGCCTTAGATGACCAGCTGTACGAAGAACTACCTACAGAAATTGGAGGATCACCTACCGAGCAGTTCAACTACTTATAGAGAATCGCGTCCAAAAAGATTTGGGGTGAAACCAGCATCATCAAGAAAGGCAGATTGAAAATCCAAGACGCCAAGACAACAAAGAAAGTTGAGACGTCTCATGAAAGACACAAAACGCCAATTCAAACTAGTGCTAAAAGATGGAGACAAGGTGGAGGCTAAGAAGCTGAAGAAAGACTTCCATACGATCATAAGGCTACACAACAAAGTTCGGAAGCTGGAGCGGGAAAAAACATCCAGCAGCACAGCCCAACATAATTTCCGGAAAAATCCTCACCAAACTTTTTGATCAGAATGAAAACCGAACTCCAACTTTCCAGAAACCTGTAGCAGGAAAACAATACTTCATTTCAGTCAACATTGACAAGAAACATGTATACGAATACCACCCACTAAAGGGATGAGAAAACCACCACGCCCAAAGAAACCATTCAATACCAAACCACCAAGTCTTGCCGAATTTACAAATTACTTGCTGAAAAGAAAAAATTCCAGTGCTCCGGGCACTAACCGCATACAATAGTGCCCTTTAAAAACAACAGAACTTCTGCACGAAGTAATATCCACAGTATAATGGAGGACTGGAAATATACCTTTGAGTTGGAGAATGGGCGAAACCATCCTTATTTCAAAAGACGAGGAGACATGGGATCGACTCTCACTTCAGACCAATCACACTGAAGAACTCCAGTGGTAATCTTGGAATGGGAATCCTAGCTCAAAGGACCATCACCTACCTAACTGAAGACAACTACATTGACAAATCCATTCACAAAGGCTTCATGGAGAAAGTATCCGGCTGTGTAGAACATGCATAGGCACGGACCGAGATGCTCTAGGATGCCAAAAGAAATGGAAATCCTATTGTGACAACATGGCTTGATCTCTAAAACGCGCATGGCACTGTACCACACAACTTGATTAAGTTCGCATTAGAATGGTACCATGTCCCAGATAACATCCGGAGGATGATCTTAAAATACTATGATGAGAGTTACATTCGTGTTAAGTCAAAGGATTGGACAACAGACTGAATACACTGCAGTATTGGTGTGTTTCAAGGGTACCAACTATCCTGCATCCTATTTCTGGCTATCTTCAACTTAGGTCTTGATCTGCTTGATAAACACAGCCACCTTGGGTACCGTGTGAGAAACACAACCAATAAATCCTCTGCTAAAGCCTACGCAGATGATCTCACAACGATTGCCAAAAGCCCAGAAGATTGCCAGAAGTTGATCAACATAGTCATTGACTTCCTCAGGTGGACACGCACCATGAAAGCCAAACCAATCAAATGCCGGTCGAATGCAATGAAGAAGTTCATCCAAACAGTATACAAAGACGAGAAGGACGGAAAACTCAGTATGCTGCATACGACCCTAAGTTAACAATTGATGGAAGAGAGATTCCTAGCATCCACAGTCAGCCGAGGAGATTTGTTGGCAAGTTAATCTTTGAAGACTTGATAGACCATGCCATCAGACAATCTGTAAAATACAAACTGACACACATGCTAAAAACAACAAGAGCCAACTCAAAATTTTGAGGCTACCTGCCCCCAAACACTTGAAGCGATGGGCTGGAATAAAATGGCCTACAGGTGAAGAGACTCACCACTTCTGTAAAGTGCATGCATGTCACCAAGTACCATCTCAACAAACACTCTATAGATCTGTAGATGGAAGCAATCAAGCTCTGTACAAAGACTGTCTCCAAAAGAAGGCAAAGCAAGTCAGATGGAATGGAGTCAAGGAACTAGAGCAGAGAGAATGCCACCTGATACTAAATGAGATGTGCAGAGGATGTCAAAGATGTGGATGAAGATAATATGTTTGTCTATCTATATGGTTGCGTTAAGCAGGGACAGTGGCTCAAGTGGGACTCCGCCATGCAAGTTGACACATCATGGAAGAAACTGCTGTATGTGTGGACACCCGAGCTGATGTCGTTCCATATAAACGCCATAATTATATGACCAACTGCCAACCCCCACGAACCTGAGATAATGGGGCAAGACCAATCTAGGATTCTGCCAGCTATGCCATCACAGCAACTGTACACTGTTCCATATCCTAAATGGCTGCAACTTCTCACTACAAAGTGGGCGATACAACTGGTGTCATGACCACACCTTAAAAGTCATAGCATCTGGTGTGGTGCCATTCATCGATGAGGCTAACCAAATGAAACATGCTAtgccagaccccccccccccggggaaggggttcttcgaaaaattttgtacgggggtgtgccacgccgACTTTCGGAAGCTGACTTTCtccatacctactttttgctgtttttgctacccatcagtataccaattttcaagaaaaagcacccaaatttgccataattgggtgcTTTAAGTGCACTTTTTCCAAAATGCGCCCACTTGGGCGCATTTGTTTCCACTGAAATCCCACCCATCGACATACAAAAATTGTTGAataggtaccccaaaaccgtggcacatccccgtataccttcaaccaggaagaaccccctccgggTGCCAGACAATACAAACTACTTCGCTAATATTGCATTCCGCACTGCGGATGGTACAGCCTACAGGAACCCAGCCTTGCCTCTTCCAAAGAAGGAATGTGCAAACATCCTACAAAAGGTAAACGACTGGGAAGTCCTAATGGATGAAGAACACAAACATATAGTGTTCCATCCCCAAATAGCAGAGACAGCTAAACGTCCGGACATTACCATATACTCTGAAAGGACAAGAACAGATAATTGAACTCACTGTTCCAATGGAGGAGAACCTGTCCAGGAAAATTGCAAATATCAAGATCTTGTAGCTAAGTGCGAGAATAGAGGTTGGTGCACCGACTACTTTACAATACCTCACTGAGCAAATGCCTTGCAGCTTTGGGAGTTCCAAATGGGAAGAGAAAAATCATCATGGACACAGGACTTGG
This DNA window, taken from Amphiura filiformis chromosome 16, Afil_fr2py, whole genome shotgun sequence, encodes the following:
- the LOC140172469 gene encoding LOW QUALITY PROTEIN: uncharacterized protein (The sequence of the model RefSeq protein was modified relative to this genomic sequence to represent the inferred CDS: inserted 1 base in 1 codon) is translated as MTNIMNQLLQILIQDSTTVLLAIVAFTLLFLTVSSNRKPSKKFPPGPRFMWPILGHLTSLDPKAPYKTLNQMALKYGPVYQLQFGSFPVVVLNDYESVRQAFQRQGEEFDDRPKLLVLKLEILQKSIWCLHDSQVILPMNMMNKTNIQAVVIEDTISDAFPLPWGVPQGSVKGPLDFVLYTGPLSDVINVHTGIQHIIYADDTQLYLILKPSEHLQGISRLEACVADIRSWAIHNKLMLNDTKTEIVHIRSKFRKSSPLPTVNIGGAEIQSSSSAKDLGVIIDSTLQMKQHIRNVCRSASYGVYKIGKLRKYLDQSSTERLVHAFISSRLDCNNSLLYGLPSCDIAPLQRIQNAAARLVTLTKRRDHITPVLRKLHWLPVKHRVLFKILLLTFKAKHGLAPKYIIELISDYAPTTTISLRSSKQTLLKPGPRLIATYSSLTQRTRRRFALSAFRDLGMGKSRLEEQIAEEIQRLCDFISKHEGKAFSPFRLLEIVTCNVVCCLVFGHGFDYDDPKLLRILNFLAQVFKDSSFTGLANFVPWMRYLPFSGFQNIKRVGAKNQEFFKEMIRICREDYTRGDPRTFIDMYLDNQEKIQDENPDIAELFDDDDLQACISDLFGAGTETSSTTLKWGLXYMVLQPDIQEKIHAEMDSVVGRNRLPTLKDRPRLLYTEATLLEMQRIGSITPLGVPRAATFDTKLYGYDIEQGTMVMPNLWAVHHDERIWKEAESFKPERFLDSDGKLNRREELIPFSIGKRKCLGEQLALMELFLIFTHLLHKFSFRLPEGAQPSLEPEMGATLIPQEYNVVAVPR